A genomic stretch from Actinomadura rubteroloni includes:
- a CDS encoding sugar transferase — MAGPAPRPRDWPARYRRLAVLLDFLSMLAAGMAALVIRFPGASTGRNLPYVVFGALLPFAWVLTHVLSRAYQPRFVGVGYEEFHRVLRSGFVLTATVAIVAYATKTEVARGYVVMAMPLGTLLNLLARYRLRKWLHRRRWQGDYMRRVVAVGHRDALADLIRLLREKAYHGMDIVAVCLPPGHAAGDVEGVPVLGDFAASASVVERVGADSVAVLACPEMDGVALRRLAWQLERDDVELVVAPALMDVAGPRISIRPIMGLPLLHLEHPELAGGRKVLKDLVDRMFALAGLAVLSPLLLCVAFLIKVTSSGPVMFRQVRVGRDGEEFTVLKFRTMVADAESRKHELLASNEYDGVLFKIKSDPRITRVGRVLRRYSLDELPQLINVVRGDMSLVGPRPPLPDEVARYGGDVYRRLVVKPGLTGLWQVSGRSDLSWDESVRLDLRYVDNWSLALDLQIMWKTWSAVVRGSGAY; from the coding sequence ATGGCCGGGCCGGCCCCCCGGCCCCGGGACTGGCCGGCCCGCTACCGTCGGCTCGCGGTCCTGCTGGACTTCCTGTCCATGCTCGCCGCGGGCATGGCGGCGCTCGTCATCCGCTTCCCGGGCGCGTCCACCGGACGCAACCTCCCGTACGTGGTCTTCGGCGCGCTGCTGCCGTTCGCGTGGGTGCTGACGCACGTCCTGTCGCGCGCCTACCAGCCGCGGTTCGTCGGCGTCGGGTACGAGGAGTTCCACCGCGTCCTGCGCAGCGGGTTCGTCCTGACGGCGACCGTCGCGATCGTCGCGTACGCGACCAAGACCGAGGTCGCGCGCGGCTACGTGGTCATGGCGATGCCGCTCGGCACGCTGCTGAACCTGCTCGCGCGGTACCGGCTGCGCAAGTGGCTGCACCGGCGCCGCTGGCAGGGCGACTACATGCGCCGGGTCGTCGCGGTCGGGCACCGGGACGCGCTGGCCGACCTCATCCGGCTGCTGCGCGAGAAGGCCTACCACGGCATGGACATCGTCGCCGTCTGCCTCCCGCCGGGCCACGCCGCCGGGGACGTCGAAGGCGTCCCGGTCCTCGGCGACTTCGCCGCGTCGGCGTCGGTGGTGGAGCGCGTCGGCGCCGACTCGGTGGCCGTGCTCGCCTGCCCCGAGATGGACGGCGTGGCGCTGCGCCGCCTGGCCTGGCAGCTCGAACGCGACGACGTCGAGCTGGTCGTGGCGCCCGCGCTGATGGACGTCGCGGGCCCGCGCATCTCGATCCGCCCGATCATGGGCCTGCCGCTGCTGCACCTGGAGCACCCGGAGCTGGCGGGCGGGCGCAAGGTCCTCAAGGACCTCGTGGACCGGATGTTCGCGCTGGCCGGGCTCGCCGTGCTCAGCCCGCTGCTGCTGTGCGTCGCCTTCCTCATCAAGGTCACCAGTTCGGGGCCGGTCATGTTTCGGCAGGTCCGGGTGGGACGCGACGGCGAGGAGTTCACCGTCCTGAAGTTCCGGACGATGGTCGCCGACGCCGAGTCCCGCAAGCACGAGCTGCTGGCGAGCAACGAGTACGACGGCGTCCTGTTCAAGATCAAGTCCGATCCGCGGATCACGCGCGTCGGCCGGGTGCTGCGCCGCTACTCGCTGGACGAGCTGCCGCAGCTCATCAACGTGGTGCGCGGGGACATGTCGCTCGTCGGCCCGCGTCCGCCGCTGCCCGACGAGGTCGCCCGGTACGGCGGCGACGTGTACCGGCGGCTGGTCGTGAAGCCGGGCCTGACGGGGTTGTGGCAGGTCAGCGGCCGGTCCGACCTGAGTTGGGACGAGTCCGTCCGCCTCGACCTGCGCTATGTGGACAACTGGTCGCTCGCCCTGGACCTCCAGATCATGTGGAAGACGTGGTCGGCCGTGGTGCGCGGCTCGGGCGCGTACTGA
- a CDS encoding TetR/AcrR family transcriptional regulator, giving the protein MTGKERREQLLDIGRTLFAARGLDGTSVEEIAAAAGVSKPVVYEHFGGKEGLYAVVVDREFEKLLALVAEALTSAIHYRRKLESAALALLEYIEENPDGFRILVRDSHGGTGTGSYASLLSEIAGEVEHLMAQELDRHEYDDKFAPMYAQMLVGMVALTGQWWLDVRKPRREEVAAHVVNLAWNGLSGLEPKPTLDPRRRRKEMERMEKRAEKRAEKERRAEERAQRRNPPEM; this is encoded by the coding sequence ATGACCGGCAAAGAACGCCGTGAGCAGCTCCTCGACATCGGACGGACGCTCTTCGCCGCGCGCGGCCTGGACGGCACGTCGGTCGAGGAGATCGCCGCGGCGGCCGGGGTCTCCAAGCCCGTCGTGTACGAGCACTTCGGCGGCAAGGAGGGGCTGTACGCGGTCGTCGTGGACCGGGAGTTCGAGAAGCTGCTCGCGCTCGTCGCCGAGGCGCTGACCTCGGCGATCCACTACCGCCGCAAGCTGGAGAGCGCGGCGCTGGCGCTGCTGGAGTACATCGAGGAGAACCCCGACGGGTTCCGCATCCTCGTGCGCGACTCGCACGGCGGGACGGGCACCGGGAGCTACGCCAGCCTGCTCAGCGAGATCGCGGGCGAGGTCGAGCACCTCATGGCGCAGGAACTCGACCGGCACGAGTACGACGACAAGTTCGCCCCGATGTACGCGCAGATGCTCGTCGGGATGGTCGCGCTGACCGGCCAGTGGTGGCTGGACGTCCGCAAGCCCCGCCGCGAGGAGGTCGCCGCGCACGTGGTGAACCTCGCGTGGAACGGGCTGTCGGGCCTGGAGCCGAAGCCGACGCTGGATCCGCGCCGTCGCCGCAAGGAGATGGAGCGGATGGAGAAGCGGGCCGAGAAGCGGGCGGAGAAGGAACGCCGCGCCGAAGAGCGGGCGCAGCGTCGGAACCCGCCGGAGATGTGA
- the pth gene encoding aminoacyl-tRNA hydrolase, with the protein MMAAEPWLVVGLGNPGPSYAGNRHNAGFLVLDVLAGRTGGRFKAHKARADVVEGRLGAERVVLAKPRSWMNESGGPVKALRDFYKVPVGRLIVVHDELDIPYGAIRLKRGGGDNGHNGLRSITRSLGDREYLRVRFGVGRPPGRMDAATFVLRDFSATERRELDLNAEQAADAVEALTAGSLEAAQNAFHTP; encoded by the coding sequence ATGATGGCGGCTGAGCCGTGGCTGGTGGTGGGGCTCGGGAACCCGGGGCCGTCGTACGCGGGCAACCGGCACAACGCCGGGTTCCTCGTGCTGGACGTCCTGGCCGGACGGACGGGCGGCCGGTTCAAGGCGCACAAGGCCCGCGCCGACGTCGTCGAGGGACGGCTCGGCGCCGAGCGCGTCGTCCTCGCCAAGCCGCGCTCGTGGATGAACGAGTCCGGCGGCCCGGTGAAGGCGCTGCGCGACTTCTACAAGGTCCCGGTGGGGCGGCTCATCGTCGTCCACGACGAGCTGGACATCCCCTACGGCGCGATCCGGCTGAAGCGCGGCGGCGGTGACAACGGCCACAACGGGCTGCGGTCGATCACCAGGTCGCTGGGCGACCGCGAGTACCTGCGGGTGCGGTTCGGCGTGGGACGTCCGCCGGGCCGGATGGACGCGGCGACGTTCGTCCTGCGCGACTTCTCGGCCACCGAGCGCCGGGAGCTGGACCTGAACGCCGAGCAGGCCGCCGACGCCGTGGAGGCGCTGACGGCCGGCTCCCTGGAAGCCGCCCAGAACGCCTTCCACACCCCCTGA
- a CDS encoding ribose-phosphate diphosphokinase, which translates to MSGIKASGQKQMMLFSGRAHPELAKEVAAHLDMELTPTSAYDFANGETFVRFLESVRGSDAFVIQSHTAPINQWIMEQLIMVDALKRASAKRITVVAPFFGYARQDKKHRGREPISARLMADLFKTAGAHRLITVDLHTAQIQGFFDGPVDHLFALDLLADHFESRLDLTRVTVVAPDAGRVRVTERWSDRLGGVPMAIIHKKRDPDVANEVKVFDVVGEVAGRTCVIVDDMIDTGGTIVKAADALFENGAAKVVVAATHGVLSGPAVDRLKNSRISEVVLTNTLPIPEDKQFDKLTILSIAPLVARAINEVFSDGSVTSLFGGHS; encoded by the coding sequence GTGAGTGGGATCAAGGCGAGCGGCCAGAAGCAGATGATGCTGTTCTCCGGCCGCGCCCACCCGGAGCTGGCGAAGGAGGTGGCCGCTCACCTCGACATGGAGCTGACGCCGACCTCGGCGTATGACTTCGCCAACGGTGAGACGTTCGTCCGGTTCCTGGAGTCGGTGCGCGGTTCGGACGCGTTCGTCATCCAGAGCCACACGGCTCCGATCAACCAATGGATCATGGAGCAGCTCATCATGGTGGACGCGCTGAAGCGCGCCTCCGCCAAGCGGATCACCGTGGTGGCGCCGTTCTTCGGCTACGCCCGGCAGGACAAGAAGCACCGCGGGCGCGAACCGATCTCGGCCCGTCTCATGGCGGACCTGTTCAAGACGGCGGGCGCGCACCGGCTCATCACGGTCGACCTGCACACCGCGCAGATCCAGGGCTTCTTCGACGGCCCGGTGGACCACCTGTTCGCGCTGGACCTGCTCGCCGACCACTTCGAGTCGCGGCTCGACCTGACGCGGGTCACGGTCGTCGCGCCGGACGCGGGCCGGGTGCGCGTGACCGAGCGGTGGAGCGACCGGCTGGGCGGCGTCCCGATGGCGATCATCCACAAGAAGCGCGACCCCGACGTCGCCAACGAGGTGAAGGTCTTCGACGTCGTCGGCGAGGTCGCGGGCCGCACCTGCGTCATCGTGGACGACATGATCGACACCGGCGGCACGATCGTGAAGGCCGCGGACGCGCTGTTCGAGAACGGCGCGGCGAAGGTCGTCGTCGCGGCCACCCACGGCGTCCTGTCCGGGCCCGCGGTGGACCGCCTGAAGAACTCGCGGATCTCCGAGGTCGTGCTGACCAACACGCTCCCGATCCCCGAGGACAAGCAGTTCGACAAGCTGACCATCCTGTCGATCGCGCCGCTCGTCGCCCGCGCGATCAACGAGGTCTTCAGCGACGGCTCGGTGACCAGCCTCTTCGGCGGCCACAGCTAA
- a CDS encoding trans-aconitate 2-methyltransferase gives MSRQPAAVWDPARYGSYSAERGRPFADLLARVPLDAPRRVADLGCGSGELTATLARRWPDAEIEAFDSSPEMIEAARPHASARLRFAVGDVRTWRPAEPPDFIVSNAVLHWVPGHTELLLRWIDALAPGGRLAFQVPGNFDAPSHVLLRELCDEPRWRDRLAGAVRHDVVLDPSGYLDLLARHGCAVDAWETTYTQVLTGADPVLRWMEGTALRPVVTALGPDAPAFLDVLAARLRTAYPAAPYGTVFPFRRVFVVAGRAGP, from the coding sequence ATGTCGAGACAACCAGCGGCCGTCTGGGACCCCGCGCGCTACGGGTCCTACTCCGCCGAGCGCGGACGGCCCTTCGCCGACCTGCTCGCGCGCGTCCCGCTGGACGCCCCGCGCCGCGTCGCCGACCTCGGCTGCGGCTCCGGCGAGCTGACCGCGACGCTCGCGCGCCGCTGGCCGGACGCCGAGATCGAAGCCTTCGACTCCTCCCCGGAGATGATCGAGGCGGCCCGTCCGCACGCGTCCGCGCGGCTGCGGTTCGCGGTCGGGGACGTCCGCACGTGGCGCCCCGCCGAACCGCCCGACTTCATCGTGTCCAACGCCGTCCTGCACTGGGTGCCCGGGCACACCGAGCTGCTGCTGCGCTGGATCGACGCGCTCGCGCCCGGCGGACGCCTCGCCTTCCAGGTCCCCGGCAACTTCGACGCGCCGAGCCACGTCCTGCTGCGCGAGCTGTGCGACGAACCCCGCTGGCGCGACCGCCTCGCCGGGGCCGTCCGCCACGACGTCGTCCTCGACCCGTCCGGCTACCTGGACCTGCTCGCCCGGCACGGCTGCGCGGTGGACGCGTGGGAGACCACGTACACGCAGGTCCTCACCGGCGCCGACCCCGTCCTGCGGTGGATGGAGGGGACCGCGCTGCGGCCCGTCGTCACCGCGCTCGGGCCGGACGCGCCCGCGTTCCTGGACGTCCTCGCCGCGCGTCTGCGCACGGCCTACCCCGCCGCCCCGTACGGCACGGTCTTCCCCTTCAGGCGCGTCTTCGTCGTGGCCGGACGCGCCGGCCCCTAG
- the glmU gene encoding bifunctional UDP-N-acetylglucosamine diphosphorylase/glucosamine-1-phosphate N-acetyltransferase GlmU: MSASRPAAVIVLAAGEGTRMKSRTSKVLHELGGRSMVGHVLAAAGELEPARLVVVVGHRREQVVAHLAAHAPAAEPVVQERRGGTGHAVRVALEQTGALPGTVIVTNGDHPLLTGAVLADLVRTHETEGNAATVLTTPMPDPTGYGRVLRDADGAVTAIVEQKDATDEQRAVREINVGMYAFDGALLDGALKRLTTDNAGGEEYLTDVVGILRGDGHRVGAFRTDDWIGTQGVNDRVQLAQARRQLNDRILEHLMRAGVTIVDPASTWVDVGVTAEPDATVLPNTQLHGATHLGEGATVGPNCTLTDTRVGADATVVNAVCVGAEIGDEVSVGPFAYLRPGARLARGAKAGTYVELKNAEVGEKAKVPHLSYVGDAQIGPGANIGAGTIFANYDGVNKHRTEVGPAAFVGSNSVLVAPVRVGDGAYTAAGSTVTQDVPPGAIGVARGRQRNIEGWVGRKRAGTPSATAAGDARAERDGDGT, from the coding sequence GTGAGCGCGAGCCGCCCGGCCGCCGTCATCGTCCTCGCCGCAGGTGAGGGCACCCGGATGAAGTCCCGTACCTCCAAGGTGCTCCACGAGCTGGGGGGACGCAGCATGGTCGGCCATGTGCTGGCCGCCGCCGGCGAACTGGAGCCCGCCCGGCTCGTCGTCGTCGTCGGGCACCGCCGCGAGCAGGTCGTCGCGCATCTGGCCGCGCACGCGCCGGCCGCCGAGCCCGTCGTGCAGGAGCGGCGCGGCGGCACCGGCCACGCCGTCCGCGTCGCGCTGGAGCAGACCGGCGCGCTGCCCGGGACGGTGATCGTCACCAACGGCGACCACCCGCTGCTGACCGGCGCGGTGCTCGCCGACCTCGTCCGGACGCACGAGACCGAGGGCAACGCCGCGACCGTCCTCACCACGCCCATGCCCGACCCCACCGGCTACGGCCGGGTGCTGCGGGACGCCGACGGCGCCGTCACCGCGATCGTCGAGCAGAAGGACGCCACGGACGAGCAGCGCGCCGTCCGCGAGATCAACGTCGGCATGTACGCGTTCGACGGCGCCCTGCTGGACGGCGCGCTCAAGCGCCTCACCACCGACAACGCGGGCGGCGAGGAGTACCTGACCGACGTCGTCGGCATCCTGCGCGGCGACGGCCACCGCGTGGGAGCGTTCCGCACCGACGACTGGATCGGGACGCAGGGTGTCAACGACCGCGTCCAGCTCGCGCAGGCGCGCCGCCAGCTCAACGACCGGATCCTGGAGCACCTGATGCGCGCCGGGGTCACGATCGTGGACCCCGCGTCCACCTGGGTCGACGTCGGCGTCACCGCCGAGCCGGACGCGACCGTCCTGCCGAACACGCAACTGCACGGCGCGACCCACCTCGGCGAGGGCGCGACCGTCGGCCCGAACTGCACGCTGACCGACACCCGCGTCGGCGCGGACGCGACCGTCGTCAACGCGGTCTGCGTCGGGGCCGAGATCGGGGACGAGGTCTCGGTCGGCCCGTTCGCCTACCTGCGGCCGGGCGCGCGGCTCGCGCGCGGCGCCAAGGCCGGGACGTACGTGGAGCTGAAGAACGCCGAGGTCGGCGAGAAGGCCAAGGTCCCGCACCTCTCCTATGTGGGCGACGCGCAGATCGGGCCGGGCGCGAACATCGGCGCCGGGACGATCTTCGCCAACTACGACGGCGTGAACAAGCACCGGACCGAGGTGGGCCCGGCGGCGTTCGTCGGCAGCAACTCGGTCCTGGTCGCGCCGGTCCGCGTCGGGGACGGCGCGTACACGGCGGCGGGCTCGACCGTCACCCAGGACGTTCCGCCGGGGGCGATCGGTGTCGCCCGCGGCCGGCAGCGAAATATCGAGGGGTGGGTCGGCCGCAAGCGTGCCGGCACGCCGTCCGCCACGGCGGCCGGCGACGCCCGCGCCGAGCGGGACGGGGACGGCACGTGA
- the cysD gene encoding sulfate adenylyltransferase subunit CysD, with the protein MQRCDYLLSQLDVLEAESIQIIREVAAEFERPVLLFSGGKDSIVMLRLAQKAFAPAPVPFPVMHVDTGHNFPEVIEYRDRRVAELGVRLVVASVQASIDSGRVVEETGRRASRNRLQTTTLLDAIEEHRFDAAFGGARRDEEKARAKERVVSFRDEFGQWDPKNQRPELWNLYNTKIRQGEHVRVFPLSNWTELDIWDYVRREELELPSIYFAHSRRVFERDGMLLADLPYANRGDDEPVFEATVRYRTVGDASCTGAVKSSAVSLDDVIEEIAATRITERGQTRADDRASEAAMEDRKKEGYF; encoded by the coding sequence ATGCAGCGCTGCGATTATCTGCTGTCCCAGTTGGACGTCCTCGAAGCCGAGTCCATTCAGATCATCCGGGAGGTGGCGGCGGAGTTCGAGCGTCCCGTGCTGCTGTTCTCCGGCGGCAAGGACAGCATCGTGATGCTGCGCCTGGCGCAGAAGGCGTTCGCGCCGGCGCCGGTCCCGTTCCCGGTGATGCACGTGGACACCGGCCACAACTTCCCCGAGGTGATCGAGTACCGGGACCGGCGGGTGGCCGAGCTGGGCGTCCGGCTGGTGGTGGCGTCGGTGCAGGCGTCGATCGACTCCGGGCGCGTGGTGGAGGAGACGGGCCGTCGCGCGAGCCGCAACCGCCTCCAGACCACGACACTGCTGGACGCGATCGAGGAGCACCGTTTCGACGCGGCGTTCGGCGGCGCCCGCCGCGACGAGGAGAAGGCCCGCGCCAAGGAGCGGGTGGTGTCGTTCCGCGACGAGTTCGGCCAGTGGGACCCGAAGAACCAGCGGCCCGAGCTGTGGAACCTGTACAACACCAAGATCCGCCAGGGTGAGCACGTGCGGGTGTTCCCGCTCTCGAACTGGACGGAGCTGGACATCTGGGACTACGTGCGGCGTGAGGAGCTGGAGCTTCCGTCGATCTACTTCGCGCATTCGCGGCGGGTGTTCGAGCGCGACGGGATGCTGCTGGCGGACCTGCCGTACGCCAACCGGGGCGACGACGAGCCGGTGTTCGAGGCCACGGTCCGGTACCGGACGGTCGGCGACGCGTCCTGCACGGGCGCGGTGAAGTCGTCGGCGGTGTCGCTGGACGACGTGATCGAGGAGATCGCGGCCACCCGGATCACCGAGCGCGGCCAGACCCGCGCCGACGACCGGGCCAGCGAGGCCGCGATGGAGGACCGCAAGAAGGAGGGCTATTTCTGA
- a CDS encoding 50S ribosomal protein L25/general stress protein Ctc has translation MSEVRIAAEPRTEFGKGAARRTRRAGKVPAVLYGHGTEPQHITLPGHDLMLALKTPNVLLTIEGLASGAELALPKDVQRDPIKGFLEHVDLLLVKRGEKVAVDIAVNVVGEPVPGARIEQPVVQIAVEAEATHIPESVEVSADGLEIGTQILAKDVKLPSGVQLTVDDDTLIAQIVDATLEAGPAAEPTEAEVAAAEEAEAAETAAEEQPAEETESAGE, from the coding sequence GTGTCCGAGGTACGCATCGCCGCCGAGCCGCGCACCGAGTTCGGTAAGGGTGCCGCGCGGCGCACCCGCCGGGCCGGCAAGGTTCCCGCAGTCCTCTACGGTCATGGCACCGAGCCGCAGCACATCACGCTGCCGGGCCACGACCTGATGCTGGCGCTCAAGACGCCGAACGTGCTCCTCACCATCGAGGGCCTCGCGTCGGGCGCCGAGCTGGCCCTGCCGAAGGACGTCCAGCGCGACCCGATCAAGGGCTTCCTGGAGCACGTCGACCTGCTGCTGGTGAAGCGCGGCGAGAAGGTCGCCGTGGACATCGCGGTGAACGTCGTCGGCGAGCCGGTGCCGGGCGCCCGCATCGAGCAGCCGGTCGTGCAGATCGCCGTCGAGGCCGAGGCGACGCACATCCCCGAGTCCGTCGAGGTGTCGGCCGACGGCCTGGAGATCGGCACGCAGATCCTCGCCAAGGACGTGAAGCTTCCGTCCGGCGTCCAGCTCACCGTGGACGACGACACGCTCATCGCCCAGATCGTGGACGCGACGCTGGAGGCCGGCCCGGCCGCCGAGCCGACCGAGGCCGAGGTCGCCGCCGCCGAGGAGGCGGAGGCCGCCGAGACCGCGGCCGAGGAGCAGCCCGCCGAGGAGACCGAGTCCGCCGGAGAGTGA
- a CDS encoding acyl-CoA desaturase translates to MTTAPAVDSPRREARPEIDPSPRGAAEKVLIAAFTTVPFLALFAAVPLAWGRFLGWSDIVLTAVFYFISAGGITVGYHRYFTHGSFKANRGLKIALALAGGLAMEGPVITWVADHRRHHKHSDKEFDPHSPWRFGDDWKALAKGLAWAHYGWLFNANRTSKQRFAKDLLDDRDLTRIHRWFPGLVAVSFLLPALLGGLATWSWQGALTALFWAGLVRITLVHHVTWSINSICHTFGAEHFEVRDKSRNVWWLAIPSLGESWHNLHHSDPTCARHGVLPGQIDISARVIWGFEKAGWARDVRWPTAERVAAKRTKRPA, encoded by the coding sequence ATGACTACAGCCCCCGCAGTCGACTCTCCACGCCGTGAGGCACGGCCGGAGATCGACCCATCGCCGCGCGGCGCGGCGGAGAAGGTCCTGATCGCGGCGTTCACCACGGTCCCGTTCCTGGCGCTGTTCGCGGCGGTCCCGCTCGCGTGGGGGCGCTTCCTCGGCTGGTCGGACATCGTCCTGACCGCCGTCTTCTACTTCATCTCGGCCGGGGGCATCACCGTCGGCTACCACCGCTACTTCACGCACGGCTCGTTCAAGGCGAACCGCGGGCTCAAGATCGCGCTCGCCCTGGCCGGCGGGCTGGCGATGGAGGGCCCGGTCATCACCTGGGTCGCCGACCACCGCCGCCACCACAAGCACTCCGACAAGGAGTTCGACCCGCACTCGCCGTGGCGGTTCGGCGACGACTGGAAGGCTCTCGCCAAGGGCCTCGCGTGGGCGCACTACGGCTGGCTGTTCAACGCCAACCGCACGTCCAAGCAGCGCTTCGCCAAGGACCTCCTGGACGACCGCGACCTCACCCGCATCCACCGCTGGTTCCCCGGCCTCGTCGCCGTGTCGTTCCTGCTCCCGGCGCTGCTCGGCGGCCTGGCCACCTGGTCCTGGCAGGGCGCGCTGACCGCGCTGTTCTGGGCGGGCCTCGTGCGGATCACGCTCGTCCACCACGTGACATGGTCGATCAACTCGATCTGCCACACCTTCGGCGCCGAGCACTTCGAGGTGCGCGACAAGTCCCGCAACGTGTGGTGGCTGGCCATCCCGTCCCTCGGGGAGTCCTGGCACAACCTCCACCACTCCGACCCGACCTGCGCGCGGCACGGCGTGCTGCCGGGGCAGATCGACATCAGCGCGCGCGTCATCTGGGGCTTCGAGAAGGCCGGATGGGCCCGGGACGTCCGCTGGCCGACCGCCGAGCGGGTGGCGGCGAAACGCACGAAGCGCCCCGCTTGA
- a CDS encoding ADP-ribosylglycohydrolase family protein gives MPLTPAARSALARDALAGLAAGDAFGDQFFARANRGLSALRDLPPEPWEWSDDTEMACSVVAVLERHGGVDQDALAASFVRHRDVGRRYGMGALELLDRLERGAHWATAARELFDGGSYGNGAAMRVAPLGAYFADDPERAAEQAARSAEVTHAHPEGIAGAVATAVAASFAASRRGARVAAGDVLAAARDAVPPGSAVARGLDRALALLPAPAAEAARELGNGARISAQDTVPFALWAAAVHLADFEAAVRACAAAGGDMDTTAAIAGGVIAAHGGADAVPAGWRAAHEPLPAWLG, from the coding sequence ATGCCCCTCACCCCGGCCGCCCGCTCCGCCCTCGCCCGCGACGCGCTCGCCGGGCTCGCCGCCGGGGACGCCTTCGGCGACCAGTTCTTCGCCCGCGCCAACCGGGGGCTGTCCGCACTGCGCGACCTGCCGCCCGAGCCGTGGGAGTGGTCGGACGACACCGAGATGGCGTGTTCGGTCGTGGCCGTCCTGGAACGGCACGGCGGCGTGGACCAGGACGCGCTGGCCGCGTCGTTCGTCCGGCACCGAGACGTCGGCCGCCGCTACGGCATGGGCGCGCTCGAACTCCTCGACCGGCTGGAGCGCGGCGCGCACTGGGCGACCGCCGCGCGCGAACTGTTCGACGGCGGCTCGTACGGCAACGGCGCGGCGATGCGCGTCGCGCCGCTCGGCGCCTACTTCGCGGACGACCCGGAGCGCGCCGCCGAGCAGGCCGCCCGTTCCGCCGAGGTCACGCACGCGCATCCGGAGGGGATCGCCGGGGCCGTCGCGACGGCCGTCGCCGCGTCCTTCGCCGCGTCCCGGCGGGGCGCGCGGGTCGCGGCGGGGGACGTCCTCGCCGCCGCGCGGGACGCCGTCCCGCCGGGCTCCGCCGTGGCGCGCGGGCTGGACCGGGCGCTGGCCCTGCTGCCCGCGCCGGCCGCCGAGGCGGCCCGGGAACTCGGCAACGGCGCGCGGATCTCGGCGCAGGACACGGTGCCGTTCGCGTTGTGGGCGGCGGCCGTCCATCTCGCCGACTTCGAGGCGGCCGTCCGCGCGTGCGCCGCCGCCGGGGGAGACATGGACACGACGGCGGCGATCGCGGGCGGGGTGATCGCCGCCCACGGCGGCGCGGACGCCGTCCCGGCCGGGTGGCGCGCCGCGCACGAGCCGCTGCCCGCGTGGCTCGGCTGA
- a CDS encoding 3'(2'),5'-bisphosphate nucleotidase CysQ, protein MTEHTAADDHALAAELATEAGRLLLAVRAEVGHGDPRVLKDTGDLRAHEHLMAAIAERRPGDAVLSEEGRSSAAGKRSRGGADRAPTGNTRDADRLAADRVWIVDPLDGTREYSEEGRADWAVHVALWVKGELAAGAVALPAQGVTLRTVPGGARAGETDLRVPEPEPGKLRIAVSRTRPPEFVQRLAEKLDLDVTLVPIGSAGAKISAVLLGEVDAYVHAGGQYEWDSAAPAAVALAAGAHASRVDGSPLAYNRPDPTLPDILVCHPVSASTLLTGIRDVSDALPG, encoded by the coding sequence ATGACGGAGCACACGGCGGCGGACGACCACGCGCTCGCCGCGGAGCTGGCCACCGAGGCCGGACGGCTGCTGCTGGCCGTCCGGGCGGAGGTGGGCCACGGCGACCCGCGCGTCCTCAAGGACACCGGCGACCTGCGCGCCCACGAGCACCTGATGGCCGCGATCGCCGAGCGCCGTCCGGGCGACGCCGTCCTGTCGGAGGAGGGCCGCTCGTCGGCGGCGGGCAAGCGCTCGCGCGGCGGCGCGGACCGCGCCCCGACGGGCAACACCCGCGACGCCGACCGCCTCGCCGCCGACCGGGTGTGGATCGTGGACCCGCTGGACGGCACCCGCGAGTACTCCGAGGAGGGCCGCGCGGACTGGGCCGTCCACGTGGCGCTCTGGGTGAAGGGCGAACTGGCGGCCGGAGCCGTCGCGCTGCCCGCGCAGGGTGTGACGTTGCGCACGGTTCCGGGCGGTGCCAGGGCGGGCGAGACGGACCTGCGCGTCCCCGAACCCGAGCCCGGGAAGCTGCGCATTGCGGTCAGCCGGACCCGTCCGCCGGAGTTCGTCCAGCGGCTCGCGGAGAAGCTCGACCTCGACGTGACGCTCGTGCCCATCGGCTCGGCGGGCGCGAAGATCTCGGCCGTCCTGCTGGGCGAGGTCGACGCCTACGTCCACGCGGGCGGCCAGTACGAGTGGGACTCGGCCGCCCCGGCGGCGGTGGCGCTGGCCGCGGGCGCCCACGCGTCCCGGGTGGACGGGTCGCCACTGGCCTATAACCGGCCGGACCCCACATTGCCGGATATCCTGGTGTGCCACCCCGTGTCGGCATCGACGCTGCTGACCGGCATCCGGGATGTGAGCGACGCCCTGCCGGGTTGA